A stretch of the Bacteroidota bacterium genome encodes the following:
- a CDS encoding DUF4783 domain-containing protein: MKIKSAFLLFIVTVSSFAFTVDVIDDIAAAIRSGNPKNISKFFIDNIDLKVIEQEDVYSKQQAEMILKDFFTKHAVKSYTVAHKSQPKAGSQYVIGTLETANGKFRTYFLLKTTGAQTLIQQFRIETENE; this comes from the coding sequence ATGAAAATTAAATCTGCTTTCCTTTTATTCATCGTTACAGTATCTTCCTTTGCATTTACAGTGGATGTGATTGACGACATTGCAGCGGCCATTCGTTCAGGTAATCCAAAAAACATATCCAAGTTTTTTATTGACAACATCGATTTAAAAGTAATTGAACAAGAAGATGTGTACAGCAAACAACAAGCAGAAATGATCTTGAAAGACTTTTTCACAAAACATGCTGTGAAATCCTATACCGTTGCGCATAAAAGTCAGCCCAAAGCCGGATCACAATACGTGATCGGAACGCTGGAAACTGCCAATGGTAAATTCAGAACGTACTTCTTATTAAAAACCACAGGCGCTCAAACATTAATTCAACAATTTAGAATTGAAACGGAGAATGAGTAA
- a CDS encoding PadR family transcriptional regulator translates to MNIENTKAQMKKGVLEFCILSVLSGGENYPSEIIAKMKEAKLIVVEGTLYPLLMRLKNDGLLSYRWEESTSGPPRKYYKLTPVGEQFLKELEMTWNELVEAVNKTIQKN, encoded by the coding sequence ATGAATATAGAAAACACAAAAGCGCAAATGAAAAAAGGCGTACTTGAGTTTTGTATTTTATCGGTGCTTTCAGGAGGAGAAAATTATCCCTCAGAAATTATCGCAAAAATGAAAGAAGCAAAACTCATTGTCGTAGAAGGCACCTTATACCCGCTGCTCATGCGCCTTAAAAACGATGGCTTACTGAGCTACCGATGGGAAGAGTCCACTTCCGGACCTCCTCGCAAATACTACAAGCTCACTCCGGTAGGTGAACAATTTTTAAAAGAATTGGAAATGACCTGGAACGAATTGGTAGAAGCAGTAAACAAAACAATACAAAAAAATTAA
- a CDS encoding TerC family protein, which yields MHLAQDFNELFSVASLISLLTLSVLEIVLGIDNIIFISIIAGKLPKAKQGKARAIGLMMALVMRVALLFSISWIVQLKDALFHIGSFGVTGRDLILFAGGVFLLYKTTMELHNKIQGYDDEQMNVKRVSFNAIVMQIVLIDIVFSFDSILTAVGLVTNLLIMIFAVIIAMIIMIIFSGRVSDFINDNPTIKVLALAFLLMIGAVLILEAFHEHVDKKFIYISIAFSLFVEFMNIRMRRKAEKRNMDTNNDKRDVI from the coding sequence ATGCATTTAGCCCAGGATTTTAATGAGCTTTTTTCGGTTGCATCGCTCATCAGTTTGCTTACATTATCCGTATTAGAGATTGTTTTAGGGATAGACAACATCATTTTTATCTCCATTATAGCCGGAAAACTGCCTAAAGCAAAGCAAGGCAAAGCAAGAGCAATTGGCTTAATGATGGCGTTGGTAATGCGTGTGGCATTGCTTTTTAGTATTTCCTGGATTGTACAATTAAAAGATGCACTTTTTCATATCGGCAGTTTTGGTGTTACGGGTAGAGACTTGATTTTATTTGCCGGTGGTGTGTTTTTGCTATATAAAACCACGATGGAATTGCACAATAAAATTCAAGGTTATGATGACGAGCAAATGAATGTAAAACGAGTAAGTTTTAATGCCATTGTGATGCAAATCGTTTTGATTGACATCGTATTTTCCTTTGATTCGATTCTTACAGCGGTAGGACTTGTCACCAATCTCTTAATTATGATTTTTGCTGTAATTATTGCCATGATCATCATGATTATTTTCTCAGGAAGAGTAAGTGATTTTATCAATGATAATCCAACCATTAAAGTATTGGCGCTCGCATTTTTATTGATGATTGGTGCAGTGTTGATTCTGGAAGCGTTTCATGAACATGTGGATAAAAAATTCATTTACATCTCCATTGCATTCTCCTTGTTTGTGGAGTTTATGAATATCCGTATGCGGAGGAAAGCGGAGAAACGGAACATGGATACCAATAACGATAAGCGAGACGTTATTTAA
- the nadC gene encoding carboxylating nicotinate-nucleotide diphosphorylase has translation MSKPLNPERLYHFNIQKFIQSALAEDTGDGDHTSLACIPSSAKGKAHLLVKENGILAGVELAVEIFKTVDKSLKVNVFIKDGSKIKVGDIVLTVSGKSQSILLAERLVLNCMQRMSGIATKTNHLVQLCKGSKTKVIDTRKTTPNIRGLEKWAVVLGGGANHRIGLYDMILIKDNHIDYAGGIKQAIDASKKYLKAKNKKLKIEVEARNLAEVKEILSIGGIHRIMLDNFSIADIKKAVKLIDGKYETEASGGITEKNIGSYAKCGVDFISVGALTHHIKSLDLSLKAI, from the coding sequence ATGAGTAAACCACTAAATCCTGAACGCCTTTACCATTTTAATATCCAAAAATTTATTCAATCCGCTTTAGCGGAAGATACCGGTGATGGAGATCATACCTCTTTGGCGTGCATCCCTTCATCCGCAAAAGGCAAAGCACATTTATTGGTAAAAGAAAACGGTATTCTTGCCGGAGTCGAATTAGCTGTAGAAATTTTTAAAACAGTCGACAAGTCTTTAAAAGTAAACGTTTTCATCAAAGACGGTAGTAAAATTAAAGTGGGCGACATTGTGCTCACAGTTTCCGGAAAATCACAATCTATTTTATTGGCTGAGCGATTGGTATTAAACTGTATGCAACGCATGAGTGGCATTGCCACAAAAACCAATCACTTGGTGCAATTGTGCAAAGGCAGCAAAACGAAAGTAATTGATACCCGCAAAACAACACCGAATATCCGAGGATTGGAGAAATGGGCCGTGGTGCTAGGTGGTGGCGCCAACCATCGCATCGGATTGTATGATATGATTTTAATAAAAGACAACCATATTGATTATGCTGGTGGAATTAAACAAGCCATTGATGCATCAAAAAAATATTTAAAAGCAAAAAACAAAAAATTAAAAATTGAAGTTGAAGCGCGTAATCTGGCGGAAGTAAAAGAAATTTTATCCATTGGCGGTATCCATCGAATTATGTTGGATAATTTTTCAATAGCCGACATTAAAAAAGCGGTGAAATTGATTGATGGCAAATATGAAACCGAAGCTTCCGGTGGAATCACAGAGAAAAATATTGGAAGTTATGCAAAATGTGGGGTTGACTTTATTTCGGTAGGTGCATTAACACATCACATTAAAAGTTTAGATTTGAGTTTAAAAGCAATTTAG
- a CDS encoding PspC domain-containing protein, translated as MNKTITMNLSGIIFHIEEDAYEMLNKYLSTIKGYFHDSEGRDEIMNDIESRIAEMLQEKVSTTKQAVLKMDVESVISVMGKPEDFAGESAENAKNESKTEANAPFEGNKRRRVFRDPDDAVVSGVCSGISNYFDLDPIWLRGAFAISFFVFGSGLILYIILWMIIPKAKTTAEKLEMRGEKVDINNIGKTVNEEFEEFKQRVDKFGKEMGSKENRQRVRTSTEKLADFLSDVFKNIFQILGKIFSVIFIVFAVFMIVLLLGSLFGRNFIHVSTNGSDFSYSIYDMMHSVFPNDLPIEYAVIGLVLFLGLPLLSIIYGGVRHLFGIKQKNKIVSYTTSILWLTGLAFIIYVIYQVSDDFKEDATSKQNIELVSIKSDTLYLTAKNIDKYGINDDDEGYDSRILIDNWTLLKKNGKTTSLGYPKFDIVMNENDSIELVAIKSASGYDKKEALYRAKHISYSIYQKDSLIELNPEFDIEEGDKWRNQNLRLVLKIPVGTVVFLSPSLKHIIYDIDNVTDTYDKEMLNRRWKMTNRGLECIDCDGLEEDMEHLHKVPSVLAPPSVPEVP; from the coding sequence ATGAACAAAACGATAACAATGAACTTAAGCGGCATCATCTTTCACATCGAAGAAGACGCCTATGAAATGCTTAACAAATACCTCAGCACCATTAAAGGCTATTTCCACGATTCGGAAGGAAGAGATGAAATTATGAATGATATCGAATCACGCATTGCCGAAATGTTGCAGGAAAAAGTAAGCACCACCAAACAAGCGGTTCTTAAAATGGATGTGGAAAGTGTTATCTCCGTTATGGGAAAACCCGAAGATTTTGCAGGTGAAAGCGCAGAGAACGCCAAAAATGAATCTAAAACTGAAGCCAATGCTCCGTTTGAAGGAAACAAAAGAAGAAGAGTGTTCCGCGACCCAGATGACGCTGTTGTAAGTGGTGTTTGTTCAGGGATTTCAAACTATTTCGACTTGGATCCCATCTGGCTTAGAGGTGCATTTGCAATCAGTTTCTTCGTGTTTGGCTCTGGACTTATCCTATACATTATCCTTTGGATGATTATCCCTAAAGCAAAAACCACTGCAGAAAAATTGGAAATGCGTGGAGAAAAGGTAGACATCAACAATATTGGGAAAACGGTAAATGAAGAGTTTGAAGAATTCAAACAACGTGTCGATAAATTCGGAAAAGAGATGGGCTCGAAAGAAAACAGACAACGGGTTAGAACTTCTACCGAAAAATTGGCCGATTTCCTGAGTGATGTTTTCAAAAATATTTTTCAAATCTTAGGAAAAATATTCTCTGTCATCTTCATCGTGTTTGCTGTATTCATGATTGTGCTTTTACTTGGATCGTTATTCGGAAGAAACTTTATTCATGTGAGTACAAACGGATCGGATTTCTCCTACTCCATTTACGACATGATGCACAGTGTTTTTCCAAATGATTTACCGATTGAGTACGCGGTTATCGGATTGGTTTTATTTCTTGGGTTACCTTTATTATCCATAATTTATGGAGGAGTACGTCACTTATTTGGCATCAAACAAAAAAATAAAATTGTCAGCTATACCACCAGCATCTTATGGTTAACCGGATTGGCATTTATCATCTACGTGATTTATCAAGTGAGTGATGATTTTAAAGAAGATGCAACCAGCAAACAAAACATTGAATTGGTGTCTATCAAATCGGATACGCTCTACCTAACTGCCAAAAATATTGATAAATATGGTATAAATGATGATGATGAAGGATACGATTCAAGAATATTAATTGACAACTGGACCTTGTTGAAGAAAAACGGAAAAACCACCAGTTTAGGTTACCCAAAATTTGACATCGTAATGAACGAAAACGATAGCATCGAACTGGTTGCAATTAAATCAGCTTCCGGATATGATAAAAAAGAAGCTTTGTATCGTGCAAAACACATCTCCTACAGCATTTATCAAAAAGATTCCTTGATTGAATTAAATCCGGAGTTTGATATTGAAGAAGGTGATAAATGGAGAAATCAAAACCTTCGTTTGGTATTAAAAATTCCTGTAGGAACAGTTGTTTTTCTTTCTCCTTCTTTAAAACACATTATTTATGATATCGATAATGTAACCGACACTTACGATAAAGAAATGTTGAACAGAAGATGGAAGATGACGAACAGAGGATTGGAATGCATCGACTGTGATGGTTTAGAAGAGGACATGGAACACCTTCATAAGGTTCCTTCCGTTTTGGCACCACCATCCGTTCCCGAAGTACCATAA
- a CDS encoding YihY/virulence factor BrkB family protein, giving the protein MQRKHIKRLIKISPIHKFIKASRKIVLPGFEGLSLYIVSKFFFKGIKDGALNMRATSLSFSFFLAIFPTIIFLFTLIPYIPIDNFQDYLFNLLQKIMPSAAFEATEETIADIISNQRSGLLSFGFLTALYFSTNGFNAMINAFNETYHDIETRNPLQQRLASFYMLFLTVILLSTSITILIFGEFGLNKIEMNNNGLYYVLSFLKWLVLGMLCYAIISFNYFLGPKRKQGWRFFSAGSMFATVLIILATVIFTYYVNNFGNYNKLYGSIGTLIVILMMIYINSLILLLGFDLNASIRSAKKHQDTYLKQIRH; this is encoded by the coding sequence ATGCAACGCAAACATATAAAGCGTTTAATCAAAATATCTCCGATTCACAAATTCATCAAAGCGAGTCGGAAGATTGTATTACCCGGTTTTGAAGGATTATCCCTGTATATTGTCAGCAAATTTTTTTTCAAAGGAATCAAAGATGGAGCATTAAACATGCGCGCAACGTCCCTTTCCTTCAGCTTCTTTCTGGCCATCTTCCCTACCATCATCTTTTTGTTTACCCTTATTCCTTACATCCCGATTGATAATTTCCAGGATTATCTGTTTAATCTCTTGCAAAAAATTATGCCATCGGCCGCCTTTGAAGCGACAGAAGAAACCATTGCCGACATTATTAGTAATCAGCGAAGCGGATTATTATCATTCGGTTTTTTAACTGCACTTTATTTTTCTACCAATGGTTTTAATGCCATGATTAATGCGTTTAATGAAACCTATCATGATATTGAAACCAGAAATCCATTGCAACAGCGACTGGCCTCTTTTTACATGCTTTTTTTAACGGTGATTTTATTGTCGACTTCCATTACCATTTTAATTTTCGGGGAATTCGGCTTAAATAAAATTGAAATGAATAACAATGGACTGTATTATGTCTTATCCTTCCTGAAATGGTTAGTTTTAGGAATGTTGTGTTATGCGATTATCTCGTTTAACTATTTCTTAGGACCAAAAAGGAAACAAGGCTGGCGGTTTTTCTCTGCAGGATCGATGTTTGCAACGGTATTAATCATACTTGCTACAGTAATCTTTACCTATTACGTAAATAACTTTGGGAATTACAATAAGCTCTATGGCTCCATTGGAACATTGATTGTGATCTTGATGATGATTTACATCAATTCACTTATTTTGTTGTTGGGATTTGATTTAAATGCCAGCATTCGAAGTGCAAAAAAACACCAAGATACATACCTGAAGCAAATACGTCATTAA